The following are encoded in a window of Thermococcus sp. CX2 genomic DNA:
- a CDS encoding cation:proton antiporter produces the protein MDFLAALAILLVTAKSIEWLFERVEIHPIIAHVLTGIMLGPFVLGLIEPTSELSVLAEFGLIMMMLYMGLTSNFSAIAQNTKKAVIVAVLGVAFSFILGFATVEFFEKGTSAAIFVGVTLGNTAIEVTSGILVKERVKREISSILMGAAFVDDILAVYLIGIITAMTKGSLDARSLGILTIKIFLFIAIILLISELVFKRSHWFYSIVKNLNVFFTFTLILTFALAIIAEKVGLNQIIGAYLAGLTISRLRERKDPLVVTRIKLNELIEDLQVVLTEFFIPLFFIYVGLMFNPPLAGISLALIGTLYLAAVLGKLIGCGLGSRLFGLSWKDSILVGIGMGGRGSLELAILTFGLNTGLIDQTIFASVIVVSMLTALTTPLFFKTYIKKAKA, from the coding sequence GTGGACTTTCTGGCGGCCCTTGCCATTCTACTCGTCACAGCAAAGAGCATCGAGTGGCTCTTTGAGAGGGTGGAGATACATCCCATCATAGCCCACGTCCTGACCGGAATAATGCTGGGGCCATTCGTCCTCGGACTCATAGAGCCGACTTCCGAGCTCAGCGTTCTGGCGGAGTTCGGGCTGATAATGATGATGCTCTACATGGGTCTCACCAGCAACTTCTCGGCGATAGCCCAGAACACCAAAAAAGCTGTAATAGTTGCAGTCCTTGGCGTGGCTTTCTCCTTCATCCTCGGCTTCGCTACGGTGGAGTTCTTCGAGAAGGGCACCTCAGCGGCGATTTTCGTTGGAGTCACTCTCGGAAACACTGCTATAGAAGTCACAAGCGGTATCCTCGTCAAAGAGCGCGTTAAACGAGAGATCTCGTCCATCCTCATGGGTGCAGCCTTCGTCGATGACATACTCGCGGTTTACCTCATAGGCATCATCACAGCGATGACCAAGGGTAGCTTGGACGCCCGTTCCCTCGGGATACTGACCATCAAGATATTCCTGTTCATAGCAATAATACTCCTAATCTCCGAACTCGTTTTCAAACGCTCCCACTGGTTCTACTCGATAGTCAAGAACCTCAACGTATTTTTCACATTCACACTCATACTGACGTTCGCTCTGGCGATAATAGCCGAGAAGGTCGGTCTTAACCAAATAATAGGAGCATACCTAGCGGGACTCACGATAAGCAGACTTCGCGAGAGGAAGGACCCCCTTGTCGTTACGAGAATAAAGCTCAATGAGCTGATAGAGGACTTGCAAGTTGTCCTCACGGAGTTTTTCATACCGCTGTTCTTCATCTACGTCGGACTGATGTTCAACCCGCCGTTAGCGGGCATCAGCCTGGCCTTGATAGGAACGCTTTACCTGGCGGCGGTCCTTGGAAAGCTCATCGGCTGTGGGCTGGGGAGCAGACTCTTCGGCCTGAGCTGGAAGGATTCAATCCTCGTTGGTATTGGTATGGGCGGAAGGGGAAGCCTAGAGCTGGCGATACTCACCTTCGGCCTCAACACAGGGCTCATCGATCAGACCATCTTCGCGAGCGTCATAGTCGTCTCGATGCTCACTGCACTGACGACGCCCCTGTTCTTTAAGACCTACATCAAAAAGGCAAAAGCTTAA
- a CDS encoding DUF131 domain-containing protein gives MEKGTLLIALGMGMIFLGFFLVFIGTLLSVGGEAEVEGGGVIMIGPIPIVFGTGRGATLAMVLAVVLMVLWIIGALIARRG, from the coding sequence ATGGAGAAGGGAACCCTGCTCATAGCTCTTGGAATGGGCATGATATTCCTAGGCTTCTTCCTAGTCTTTATTGGAACCCTGCTGAGCGTAGGTGGAGAGGCCGAGGTCGAGGGCGGCGGAGTTATAATGATAGGCCCGATTCCGATAGTCTTCGGCACTGGCAGAGGGGCAACACTTGCGATGGTTCTCGCAGTAGTCCTGATGGTTCTCTGGATAATAGGCGCCCTGATTGCAAGGAGGGGATGA